In Spinacia oleracea cultivar Varoflay chromosome 5, BTI_SOV_V1, whole genome shotgun sequence, a single window of DNA contains:
- the LOC130460838 gene encoding uncharacterized protein: MSGNNNETSWADQWDPQPAYGGGHDYNDNKAKKKGGDNGSGGGAKKKVEEGLAKTKDVASTGFKKVKQGTSFGFNWIKDKCQKTTQKE; encoded by the coding sequence ATGTCAGGGAACAATAACGAGACTTCATGGGCAGATCAATGGGATCCACAACCAGCTTACGGCGGCGGCCATGATTATAATGACAACAAAGCGAAGAAGAAGGGCGGCGACAATGGTTCCGGTGGCGGCGCAAAGAAGAAGGTTGAAGAAGGACTTGCTAAGACTAAGGATGTTGCTTCTACTGGTTTTAAGAAGGTCAAACAGGGTACTTCGTTTGGGTTCAATTGGATCAAAGACAAGTGCCAGAAAACCACCCAAAAAGAGTGA